The Aedes albopictus strain Foshan chromosome 1, AalbF5, whole genome shotgun sequence genomic interval CGGTCCATCCGCAGCCCTCCACGGCAATGGCAACATGGGCCAACGGGAGCGAATCGTCACGAACGCGCACTTCCGATCCGGTGAAACGGCACGCCGACAGTTGCGGCGCCTTACCGTCGAAGGTGCTTCCGACCTTGCCCAGGCTGGACTGCGCCAGCTTGACCAGGTCGTTGTGCTTGACGCCACCGGCCGCGGCCAGCACGATCCTCGGGGCCTTGTAGTGCGAATCGATGTAAGCCTGCAGATCCGATTTGCCGATCGACTGGATGTTCTTGGTCGGGCCCAGGATGGTGTTGCCCAGGGGAGTTCCCTGGTAGGCGGTGGCATGCAGATGGTCAAAGACCACCTCCTGCAGGTTGCTCTCCACTTCCTGCATCTCACGCAGAATCACGCCACGCTCGCGTTCGATTTCAGCCTCTCCCAGCTTGGAGTTCTGAATGATGTCGGAGAGGATTTCGACGGCCTTCGGCACATCCCGGGACAGACACTTGGCGTAGAACACGGTCTGTTCGCGAGAAGTGTAAGCGTTCAGGTGGGCACCCATGTTCTCGACCTCCAGTTCCAGATCGGTTTGGGAACGCTTGGCCGTACCCTTGAAGGCCATATGTTCCAGGAAGTGGGCCACTCCGTTGTTGCGGGCATCCTCGTACCGCGATCCGGCATCGATCCACAGACCAACGGTGGCCGTCTGGGATCCGGAATCCTCACTGGCCACTCGCAGACCACTGTCCAGCTGGGTCACCTCCGTCGGGGGAACGTTGACCAAGGCGGCACGGAAGTCAGCGGCATTCGAAGACTTCAGAcgctgcaaaagaaaataaaaagtcCAATCTCAGTACACATAACCTCACTCTTGTGCAAAACAAAATAATCCGTCGAATCCCGTCAAAAACTTCACCTCTGGTCCAAATTACATCACTAACACATGAAATTCAAATCCCTCCGGCAGAAATCAATCACAACCTCACGGAAATCCCATCCGTAGCTCCATAAATCCGCCCCACAAAATTACGTAATGGAACTGAAATTTTTCTCCATCTTCCCCATTGCACAAAACCCAGCAGCACCCGTACCTGGATCAGTTTGGTTCCGTTGCCACACACCCGCAGGGTGCTGGACAGCTTCAGGAGCGATGCCATGGCTGGTTGTCGTTGGTATAAAGCCTAGCTGAACCGGATCTGCAATTCACACGGGGAAAAATTAGCCAAGAAAAAAAACGGTTCTCGGACAAACACCGAAGAAACGAATCAGACACTCGCAGCTCACTCACTTTTTTCGATTCGATCCTGTCTCGTCGTCGTTTTCTCGCTTTGCGAACGAGCGACAGTCCGCAGAGTTTTGACAGAACGAAAAAGGGAAAATCGATTATTTTGAGGGAAACGAGCCGTCAGTGATGACAGTTTATTCGATCATGGGAGGTGATGATCAAGTAGCACGGAAAAAAAGCGAaaacgaaaaatataaaaaatagagGTTTTCTGATTAAATGAAATAACAGAGTGTAGGGAATGAGAGTGGGTGTATATTGAAATTAAAATAGAATTGATGCATATCAATTTAGAGTGTGTTGGAGAAGCCCTGTGAGTGAAACGAAAGACTAATTTAAAGAAAGGGGCTAACATGGATCTTTGAATTGGGAGAAAAATGTGGCAAGAGAAGGAGAGGAATAAAATAGAAAAACAAGTCAGTCTTATAACGAACTTTGTGGAAAGATGTATGGTGGTATGAACGCTCTGAGTTTGTGGAAGAAAAGTAGCACCTAGCCGTATGAAACGATCAGCCAAGCGAAAGTGGGAGTGCGGCTTCCGCGAAACACGACAATGGCGCAGTTGGGTAAGCAAGAACCTCACATTCTGAAGGATTAAAGGATTGTGGTTGccttttttatgagttttggtttGACACTGTTTTGAACACGGTTTAAAAACAATCGAATGCAGTTCATCCCAAGTTTTGATACTGAGAGTGATTATTAGGGTTGCTGACGTATGTGTGCCACCAATTATTTGAACagctcgtgaaaaaaaaaataataattgacaTGCTTGAATTTTACTTGAATCGTTTTCTGATTACCAATTGAATAACACTTAAGCAACCTATATAATGATAGTTCtgtaataactaaaaaaaaaaaaaaacattaatatgAACGAAACTGTGTAAACCAATGGTGTTCATTTCATTTTGATTTTACGTAACATTCTTAGAGTTAAAAAGAATTCGTGAGACGATAATgcacaatagtctattttacgaaacgacaacagtgttgatattgatattaacactcacgggcttgggcgcaacctcctgtcaaattttcattcatgaaatgagcgatcagctgatccgaaacgtctcataaaatggctGATTCCCCAGAGAGGGTAGCGagcaattcccccgagagggtacgtacaattcccccgagagggtaacgcacaattc includes:
- the LOC109427461 gene encoding mitochondrial-processing peptidase subunit beta; the encoded protein is MASLLKLSSTLRVCGNGTKLIQRLKSSNAADFRAALVNVPPTEVTQLDSGLRVASEDSGSQTATVGLWIDAGSRYEDARNNGVAHFLEHMAFKGTAKRSQTDLELEVENMGAHLNAYTSREQTVFYAKCLSRDVPKAVEILSDIIQNSKLGEAEIERERGVILREMQEVESNLQEVVFDHLHATAYQGTPLGNTILGPTKNIQSIGKSDLQAYIDSHYKAPRIVLAAAGGVKHNDLVKLAQSSLGKVGSTFDGKAPQLSACRFTGSEVRVRDDSLPLAHVAIAVEGCGWTDQDNVPLMVANTLIGAWDRSQGGGTNNASKLAAAAAEDNLCHSFQSFNTCYKDTGLWGIYFVCDPLKCEDMVFNLQNEWMRLCTMVTDSEVDRAKNLLKTNMLLQLDGTTPICEDIGRQMLCYNRRIPLHELEKRIDNVNAQNVRDVAMKYIFDRCPAIAAVGPIENLPDYMRIRASMYWLRV